The following proteins come from a genomic window of Pseudomonas sp. WJP1:
- a CDS encoding thiopurine S-methyltransferase: protein MQPEFWHKKWKSNQIGFHLPQVNPYLQRFWPALGLEEGARVLVPLCGKSLDLLWLAQQGHEVLGIELSEKAVEDFFSEHHFDPAVDDQGPFKVYRAGSIELWCGDFFDLTPGDVADCSALYDRAALIALPTPMRQRYAAHLTRILPKDSNGLLITLDYDQAQMEGPPFAVLDEEVQRLLGASWTLKILEDQDVLSESGKFLEAGVTRLEERVYRVSSR, encoded by the coding sequence ATGCAGCCGGAATTTTGGCACAAAAAATGGAAATCGAACCAGATCGGTTTTCACTTGCCGCAAGTGAACCCATATCTGCAGCGATTCTGGCCAGCGCTGGGCCTGGAAGAGGGCGCTCGCGTGCTGGTGCCGTTGTGCGGCAAGAGCCTGGATCTGCTGTGGCTGGCGCAGCAGGGTCATGAGGTGCTGGGGATTGAACTGTCGGAAAAGGCAGTCGAGGATTTCTTCAGCGAGCATCATTTTGACCCAGCGGTCGACGATCAGGGGCCTTTCAAGGTTTATCGGGCTGGGTCCATCGAACTGTGGTGCGGCGACTTCTTCGATCTGACGCCAGGCGATGTCGCCGACTGCTCGGCCCTCTATGATCGAGCCGCATTGATTGCCCTGCCGACGCCAATGCGTCAGCGCTATGCCGCGCATTTGACGCGGATCCTGCCCAAGGACTCCAACGGGTTGTTGATTACCCTGGACTACGACCAGGCGCAAATGGAGGGGCCGCCGTTTGCCGTGCTCGATGAAGAAGTGCAACGGTTGTTGGGTGCTTCGTGGACGCTGAAGATCCTGGAAGACCAGGATGTGCTGAGCGAGAGCGGCAAGTTTCTGGAGGCGGGTGTCACGCGGCTTGAAGAGCGGGTGTATCGGGTTTCCAGCCGGTAA
- a CDS encoding DODA-type extradiol aromatic ring-opening family dioxygenase produces the protein MFPSLYISHGSPMLALEPGASGPALARLATEMPRPDAIVIVSAHWESDELLVGGNPQPDTWHDFGGFPRALFEVQYPAPGNPGLAEQVVNLLHANALPARIDGTRPFDHGVWVPLSLMYPHADIPIVQVSLPTRGGPALQARVGQALSSLREQGILLIGSGSITHNLRELDWHAGPESVQPWAQVFRDWMIDKLAANDEAALHDYRRQAPNAVRNHPSDEHLLPLYFARSAGGPFSIAHQGFTMGALGMDIYRFG, from the coding sequence ATGTTCCCCAGCCTGTACATATCCCATGGTTCGCCAATGCTGGCCCTGGAACCTGGCGCCAGTGGGCCGGCCCTCGCTCGCCTGGCGACAGAGATGCCCAGGCCAGACGCCATCGTGATTGTCTCCGCCCACTGGGAAAGCGATGAGCTGCTGGTTGGTGGCAACCCGCAACCGGACACCTGGCATGACTTCGGCGGCTTTCCCCGGGCACTGTTCGAGGTGCAATACCCGGCTCCTGGTAACCCCGGGTTGGCCGAACAGGTGGTCAATCTGTTGCACGCCAACGCCCTTCCCGCCCGCATCGACGGCACACGACCGTTCGACCATGGCGTCTGGGTGCCACTGTCGTTGATGTACCCGCACGCCGATATCCCGATCGTGCAGGTTTCACTGCCCACCCGAGGCGGCCCGGCGCTGCAGGCCCGCGTTGGCCAGGCGCTGAGCAGCTTGCGCGAACAGGGCATTCTGTTGATCGGTTCCGGCAGCATTACCCACAACCTGCGAGAGCTGGACTGGCATGCCGGCCCCGAGAGCGTGCAACCCTGGGCCCAGGTATTTCGCGACTGGATGATCGATAAGCTGGCGGCCAACGATGAAGCCGCCTTGCACGACTATCGCCGGCAAGCACCGAACGCGGTGCGTAACCATCCCAGCGACGAACATCTGTTGCCGTTGTACTTTGCCCGCAGTGCCGGGGGCCCGTTCAGCATTGCCCACCAGGGATTCACAATGGGTGCACTGGGCATGGACATCTACCGTTTCGGATAA
- the phnR gene encoding phosphonate utilization transcriptional regulator PhnR → MRDEATKAVTAIGQVLQEQLDHGLLAPGSKLPAERKLSELFGTTRITVREALLQLEAQGQIYREERRGWFVSPPRLAYNLMQRSHFHAMVSAQGRVPSTEVISARLQPASAAVCAWLQLPALSSVIQVCRSRRIDGRLVLYVEHYLNPQYFPGILDFDLNQSITELYARHYDLHYGRVRFEIVPTALSADAAAALRVSVGSPGLRIARVNYDQHGRLIDCDLEFWRHDAIHVGVDVGVDVA, encoded by the coding sequence AGGAACAGCTCGATCACGGGCTGCTGGCGCCAGGGAGCAAGTTGCCAGCCGAACGCAAGCTCAGTGAATTGTTTGGTACCACGCGCATTACCGTGCGCGAGGCGTTGCTGCAGCTCGAAGCCCAGGGCCAGATCTACCGCGAAGAGCGTCGCGGCTGGTTCGTGTCGCCGCCGCGCCTGGCCTATAACCTGATGCAGCGCAGCCACTTTCACGCCATGGTCAGCGCCCAGGGGCGGGTGCCGTCCACCGAAGTCATTTCGGCGCGTTTGCAGCCGGCATCGGCGGCGGTCTGTGCCTGGTTACAGTTGCCGGCGTTGTCGAGCGTGATCCAGGTCTGTCGTTCGCGGCGTATCGATGGGCGACTGGTGTTGTACGTGGAGCACTACCTGAATCCGCAGTATTTTCCGGGCATTCTGGATTTCGACCTGAATCAGTCGATCACCGAGCTGTATGCGCGGCACTACGACTTGCACTACGGGCGGGTGCGCTTCGAGATCGTGCCGACGGCGTTGTCGGCAGACGCGGCGGCTGCCTTGCGGGTGTCGGTGGGCAGTCCTGGACTGCGCATCGCCCGGGTCAACTACGATCAGCATGGGCGGCTGATCGATTGTGACCTGGAGTTTTGGCGCCACGATGCGATCCATGTTGGGGTCGATGTGGGCGTCGATGTGGCTTGA